A single genomic interval of Oscillatoria salina IIICB1 harbors:
- a CDS encoding RpnC/YadD family protein has protein sequence MAVLRESPWYQQILQEGRLEGRLEGREEGRLEGLISGISLGLELKFWNDGLALMPEILGIENVELLEEILAGVKTANSPDELRQVYQKN, from the coding sequence ATGGCAGTATTAAGAGAATCTCCTTGGTATCAACAAATTTTACAAGAAGGAAGGCTCGAAGGACGACTCGAAGGAAGAGAAGAAGGACGACTTGAAGGACTCATATCAGGAATTTCTCTAGGTTTAGAGTTGAAATTTTGGAATGATGGTTTAGCTTTAATGCCGGAAATTCTTGGAATTGAAAATGTAGAATTATTAGAAGAGATTTTAGCAGGAGTTAAAACGGCAAATTCTCCTGATGAATTGCGCCAAGTTTACCAAAAAAATTGA
- the def gene encoding peptide deformylase codes for MTEIKEIAQLGNPILRDRANLVKNVTDKSIQSLIDSLMATAASANGVGIAAPQISQSYRLFIVASRPNPRYPHAPEMEPTPTINPIIISHSDEIVKDWEGCLSIPGLRGLVPRYRAIAVEYTDRYGKVQQRELTDFVARIFQHELDHLDGILFCDRLESTRDLFTEQEYLKRL; via the coding sequence ATGACTGAAATCAAAGAAATTGCTCAATTAGGTAATCCAATTTTGCGCGATCGCGCGAACTTGGTAAAAAATGTTACAGATAAATCCATCCAAAGTTTAATTGATTCTCTCATGGCTACGGCTGCCTCGGCTAATGGCGTTGGCATTGCTGCACCTCAAATATCTCAATCTTATCGCTTATTTATTGTTGCTTCTCGCCCTAATCCTCGCTATCCCCACGCGCCGGAAATGGAACCTACGCCGACGATCAATCCGATAATTATATCTCACTCTGATGAAATTGTCAAGGATTGGGAAGGATGTTTAAGTATTCCGGGTTTGCGGGGTTTAGTTCCGAGGTATCGAGCGATCGCCGTAGAATATACAGACAGGTATGGTAAAGTCCAGCAAAGGGAATTAACTGATTTTGTGGCTCGGATTTTTCAGCATGAGTTGGATCATTTGGATGGTATCTTGTTTTGCGATCGCCTGGAAAGTACCCGCGATTTATTTACCGAACAAGAGTACCTAAAAAGATTATAA
- a CDS encoding AIM24 family protein codes for MEYLVKIIEPTDLWYLQNNINKETNKYYHPTKNIPFVQQLEIKLNNSGVIIQKGALYYCIGQLDYGTYKTDSRLKDLWVSLTTETEYNAPIYRGTGTINLEPRQKGSFLYYTDIELSENEQWEFDDRVFQFCSDRVVLGTKRLKLRQMLGDNDGIWRLALKALPNQECKVVLGTNSPAKVINLNKDQTLIADYDLVKGFTEGITEDYRKLGHFGKGGGEGYVWIYEGQGRLLVCENEGLRLG; via the coding sequence ATGGAATACTTAGTTAAAATTATTGAACCTACAGATTTGTGGTATCTACAAAATAATATCAACAAAGAAACCAACAAGTATTATCATCCCACGAAAAATATTCCTTTCGTGCAACAACTGGAAATTAAGCTAAACAATTCGGGGGTAATTATTCAAAAAGGTGCTTTATACTACTGTATCGGTCAACTCGATTATGGTACTTATAAAACTGATAGTCGTCTCAAAGATTTATGGGTATCTTTGACTACCGAAACCGAGTACAATGCTCCTATTTATCGCGGAACTGGTACAATTAATCTTGAGCCCAGACAAAAAGGTTCTTTTCTTTATTATACTGATATTGAACTCTCAGAAAATGAACAATGGGAGTTTGACGATCGCGTTTTTCAATTTTGTTCCGATCGTGTAGTTTTAGGGACAAAAAGATTGAAACTTCGGCAAATGCTCGGCGATAATGATGGGATCTGGCGGTTAGCGCTCAAAGCCTTACCAAATCAAGAATGTAAAGTTGTTTTAGGAACAAATTCTCCAGCTAAAGTAATTAATTTGAATAAAGATCAAACGTTAATTGCTGATTACGATTTAGTTAAAGGTTTTACTGAAGGAATTACTGAAGATTATCGCAAATTAGGTCATTTTGGTAAAGGCGGTGGCGAAGGTTATGTTTGGATTTATGAAGGACAAGGAAGATTATTAGTATGTGAAAATGAAGGATTGCGTTTAGGGTAA
- a CDS encoding response regulator, with product MNAQIMTAPPLNKILLVEDDPDIQTVASLGLKAVGGFNVEICSSGKEAVTTAPEFTPDLILLDVMMPGMDGIATLQALRSITAIQDTPVIFLTAKVQTHEVAYYKKLGVLDVIAKPFDPMNLSATVKEIWLKYYD from the coding sequence ATGAATGCACAAATAATGACAGCACCACCTCTAAATAAAATTCTCTTGGTAGAAGACGATCCTGATATCCAAACGGTGGCTAGTTTGGGATTAAAAGCAGTTGGGGGATTTAATGTAGAAATTTGCTCTTCGGGTAAGGAAGCAGTAACAACAGCACCGGAATTTACTCCAGATTTAATTTTACTGGATGTAATGATGCCGGGAATGGATGGAATTGCGACGCTACAAGCACTGCGCTCGATTACCGCAATTCAAGATACGCCTGTGATTTTTTTAACAGCTAAAGTCCAAACTCACGAAGTAGCTTATTATAAAAAACTTGGTGTTTTAGATGTCATTGCCAAGCCTTTCGATCCCATGAATTTGTCAGCCACTGTGAAGGAAATTTGGTTAAAATATTATGACTGA
- a CDS encoding diguanylate cyclase: MTEALNNFQSRLDVLRSVYRQQLPERIEPIEATWNRFIASNKDENYCQIARDRISSLHYLTHRLAGSSASFGFPKIGEAARRLELLFMAILESNDLPTTEEKAQIEVAIAALQEAAQSVLPEQNTFPQIYSLENICTPEFCATPDSNNRLLFLVEDDPVLCQDLALQISCFGYQVNTFQRLSELKKALSVASPAAVIMDIVFPENELAGTKIVQDIQQGRSHPLPVLFISSRSDLMARLQAVRAGGKAYFPKPIKIAELIDALDKLTSVEATEAYRVLIVEDDAPLAAYYGITLQQVGMETEIVTDPLAIMTHLNDFRPDLILMDMYMPGCNGLELAAVIRQQPAYVGIPIVFLSRETDFNKQLTAIGLGGDDFLTKPIEPHHLIASVMPRVERSRLVRSFMTCDSLTGLLNHTTLKERLVGEVKRASRLNAKLAFAMLDIDRFKSINDTYGHLTGDRVLKSLSRLLKQRLRPSDITGRYGGEEFAVILPDTDGEVAVRVLDEIRIKFSQVRQQADGAEFSVTFSCGIAIYPQQQDATQLNEAADRALYEAKRQGRDRVILASNSIS; the protein is encoded by the coding sequence ATGACTGAAGCGCTCAATAATTTTCAATCCCGACTTGATGTTTTACGCTCGGTTTATCGCCAGCAATTGCCAGAGCGAATCGAGCCGATCGAAGCTACTTGGAATCGTTTTATTGCAAGTAATAAAGATGAAAATTATTGCCAAATAGCTCGCGATCGTATTTCAAGTTTACACTATTTAACCCATCGTTTAGCTGGTTCCAGTGCTAGTTTTGGTTTTCCTAAAATTGGTGAAGCTGCACGAAGACTGGAGTTGTTATTTATGGCGATTCTGGAAAGCAACGATTTACCGACAACTGAGGAAAAAGCACAAATTGAAGTGGCGATCGCGGCGTTGCAAGAGGCGGCGCAATCGGTTTTACCCGAGCAAAATACTTTCCCGCAAATCTATTCACTGGAAAATATTTGTACTCCAGAATTTTGCGCAACTCCTGACTCAAATAATCGCTTGCTTTTTTTAGTAGAAGACGATCCGGTTCTTTGTCAAGATTTAGCTTTGCAAATTAGTTGTTTTGGCTATCAAGTAAATACATTTCAGCGTTTATCTGAACTAAAAAAAGCTTTGTCTGTGGCTAGTCCCGCAGCCGTAATTATGGATATTGTTTTTCCAGAAAATGAGTTGGCTGGGACGAAAATTGTCCAAGATATTCAGCAGGGACGCTCTCATCCTTTGCCTGTTTTATTTATTTCGTCTCGCAGTGATTTGATGGCTCGTTTACAAGCGGTGAGAGCGGGAGGAAAAGCTTATTTTCCTAAGCCAATTAAAATTGCTGAATTGATTGATGCTCTCGATAAACTTACGTCTGTTGAAGCTACAGAAGCTTATCGAGTTTTAATTGTTGAAGATGATGCGCCTTTGGCAGCTTATTATGGCATTACTTTGCAACAAGTGGGGATGGAAACAGAAATAGTTACCGATCCTTTGGCAATTATGACCCACTTGAATGATTTTCGACCGGATTTAATTTTAATGGATATGTATATGCCCGGTTGTAATGGTTTAGAATTAGCGGCGGTGATTCGTCAACAACCTGCTTATGTGGGTATTCCCATTGTGTTTTTGTCGAGAGAAACTGATTTTAATAAGCAATTAACGGCGATTGGTTTGGGAGGAGATGATTTTCTGACTAAACCGATTGAACCACACCATTTAATTGCTTCGGTAATGCCGAGAGTTGAGCGATCGCGTTTGGTTCGCTCTTTTATGACTTGCGATAGTCTCACGGGTTTGCTTAATCATACTACCCTGAAAGAGCGTTTGGTGGGGGAGGTTAAACGTGCGTCTCGCTTGAATGCTAAGTTAGCTTTTGCCATGCTTGATATCGATCGCTTTAAATCAATTAATGATACTTACGGACATTTGACTGGCGATCGCGTCTTGAAAAGTCTCTCTCGTTTGCTCAAACAACGTTTGCGTCCAAGTGATATTACTGGACGTTATGGTGGTGAAGAATTTGCTGTCATTCTCCCCGATACCGACGGTGAAGTCGCAGTGCGAGTTCTCGATGAAATCCGGATTAAATTTTCCCAAGTTCGTCAACAAGCTGATGGTGCAGAATTTTCGGTAACATTTAGCTGTGGGATTGCTATTTATCCTCAACAACAAGATGCAACTCAACTTAATGAGGCTGCCGATCGCGCACTTTATGAAGCTAAACGCCAAGGACGCGATCGCGTTATTTTAGCAAGTAATTCAATTTCATAA
- the mutL gene encoding DNA mismatch repair endonuclease MutL yields MSLSSTDIQSLPADVVNRIAAGEVIDSLAAVVRELVENSLDAGATRIVVSLLPDLWRVQVADNGCGMDLTNLQLCAKAHSTSKIRSSDDLWKITSLGFRGEALHGLAQLANLEILSRPQGEDSAGWRIVYDREGEVVSRETAAIAPGTIVTVGDIFGDWLLRRKSLPAMTQQLKAVQATIHQIALCHPRIIWQVLQNGRPWFNLSPGTTAQQIVPQILRRVRETDLQLWQQEVIEETSKIESQLELVIGLPDRCHRRKPDWVKVAVNGRLVRSQPLEQTILAGFARTLPRDRYPVCFLHLTTDPSNIDWNRHPAKAEIYLQNLDFWRSEIGNAIASALRINAETLPETLHNQRVTNLIKASENKGQYQVSRDLQTKPKPSAIDKTNDISLIELRAVGQVNKTYIIAEHSSGAWLIEQHIAHERVLYEQLQDGWQIVPLKTPIVLNDLTTAQVEQLERINIEIEPFGDRLWAIRSIPAMLQMREDCSEAILELSLGGDLQTAQVATACRSAIRNGTPLSLPEMQTLLDEWKNTRNPRTCPHGRPIYLPLEETSLARFFRRHWVIGKSHGI; encoded by the coding sequence TTGTCTTTATCTTCAACTGATATTCAATCTCTTCCTGCTGATGTTGTCAATCGCATTGCGGCGGGCGAAGTCATTGACTCGCTGGCGGCAGTGGTGCGAGAATTAGTGGAGAATTCCCTTGATGCTGGCGCAACTCGGATTGTGGTTTCGCTGTTACCGGATTTGTGGCGAGTGCAAGTTGCGGATAATGGCTGTGGCATGGACTTGACAAATTTACAATTATGTGCAAAGGCACACAGTACGAGTAAAATCCGCAGTAGCGACGATTTGTGGAAGATTACCAGTTTAGGTTTCCGTGGGGAAGCTTTACACGGTTTAGCCCAGTTAGCAAATTTAGAGATTTTAAGCCGTCCCCAAGGGGAAGATAGCGCAGGTTGGCGAATAGTTTACGATCGCGAAGGAGAAGTTGTTAGCAGAGAGACGGCAGCGATCGCGCCAGGTACAATCGTTACAGTTGGGGATATTTTTGGCGATTGGCTGTTGCGTCGCAAGAGTTTACCAGCGATGACACAGCAGTTAAAAGCAGTACAGGCAACAATTCACCAAATCGCCCTTTGTCATCCTCGCATTATTTGGCAAGTCCTGCAAAATGGACGACCGTGGTTTAATCTTAGTCCCGGTACAACTGCCCAGCAAATTGTACCGCAAATTTTGCGACGAGTGCGCGAAACTGATTTACAACTGTGGCAACAAGAAGTAATTGAAGAGACTAGCAAGATCGAATCGCAGCTTGAATTAGTAATAGGATTACCCGATCGCTGTCATCGACGCAAACCCGACTGGGTGAAAGTAGCAGTTAATGGGAGATTAGTGCGATCGCAGCCCCTCGAACAAACAATATTAGCAGGATTTGCGAGAACCTTACCGCGCGATCGCTATCCAGTTTGCTTTTTGCATTTAACCACCGATCCGAGTAATATTGACTGGAACCGTCATCCAGCCAAAGCCGAAATTTACCTACAAAACCTTGACTTTTGGCGATCGGAAATTGGTAACGCGATCGCCTCCGCTTTACGCATCAATGCAGAAACCCTTCCCGAAACTCTCCACAACCAACGAGTTACCAACTTAATCAAAGCATCAGAAAACAAAGGACAATATCAAGTTAGCCGCGACTTACAAACCAAGCCAAAACCATCTGCGATCGACAAAACCAACGATATTAGTTTAATCGAATTGCGAGCAGTCGGTCAGGTTAACAAAACCTACATCATCGCCGAACATTCTAGCGGCGCATGGTTAATCGAGCAACATATTGCCCACGAAAGAGTATTATACGAACAACTGCAAGACGGTTGGCAAATTGTACCCTTAAAAACCCCAATCGTACTCAACGACTTAACCACAGCCCAAGTCGAACAACTAGAGAGAATCAACATTGAAATCGAACCATTTGGCGATCGCTTGTGGGCAATTCGTAGCATCCCAGCCATGTTACAAATGCGCGAAGATTGTAGCGAAGCAATCCTCGAACTAAGCTTAGGTGGAGACTTACAAACAGCCCAAGTAGCCACCGCTTGTCGCAGCGCAATTCGTAACGGTACACCCCTCAGTTTACCAGAAATGCAAACCCTCCTCGACGAATGGAAAAATACCCGTAACCCTCGCACTTGTCCCCACGGAAGACCAATTTATTTACCATTAGAAGAAACCTCCCTCGCCCGTTTCTTCCGCCGCCATTGGGTAATCGGTAAAAGTCACGGAATTTAA
- a CDS encoding Rpn family recombination-promoting nuclease/putative transposase, with translation MTKPADIGSKRLISLSPDTWVKWVTQIPDVQAREILSSEFQWISRESDVLVRAYSPSDGEFILLNELQLHYKVQMPKRMLAYAALAIEKYNLPVYPVLINIIPPRGNLEIVNRYESQFRGLQTRQDYRVINLWEVDAEIVFQESLTSLIPFVPVLRGGGEETIVREALQVLRADEQLSELENLLAFFATFVLDTQLVQQIMRWDMAVLRESPWYQQILQEGRLEGRLEGRQEGRLEGRQEGRVEERQLRREGLISGISLGLELKFGNDGLALMPEILGIENVELLEEILAAVKTVNSPDELRQIYQRN, from the coding sequence ATGACTAAACCAGCCGATATCGGAAGCAAACGTTTAATTAGCTTAAGTCCCGACACCTGGGTAAAATGGGTAACACAAATTCCCGACGTTCAAGCTAGAGAAATTCTTAGTTCCGAATTTCAATGGATTAGCCGCGAAAGTGATGTTTTAGTACGAGCTTATAGCCCTAGCGATGGCGAATTTATCCTCCTCAACGAACTACAATTGCATTATAAAGTTCAAATGCCGAAGCGAATGCTAGCTTATGCTGCTTTAGCCATCGAAAAGTACAATTTGCCCGTCTATCCGGTACTAATTAATATCATACCGCCTCGTGGTAATTTAGAAATTGTCAACCGCTACGAATCTCAGTTTCGAGGTTTGCAAACTCGTCAAGACTATCGCGTGATTAATCTTTGGGAAGTTGACGCAGAAATAGTTTTCCAGGAATCATTAACGTCTTTAATTCCCTTTGTCCCCGTTTTAAGAGGAGGAGGAGAAGAGACAATTGTCCGCGAAGCTTTACAAGTTTTGCGTGCTGACGAACAACTCAGCGAGTTAGAAAATCTGCTCGCATTTTTTGCTACCTTTGTATTAGATACTCAGTTAGTGCAACAAATCATGAGGTGGGATATGGCGGTATTAAGAGAATCTCCTTGGTATCAACAAATTTTACAAGAAGGACGACTTGAAGGACGACTCGAAGGAAGACAGGAAGGACGGCTTGAAGGAAGACAGGAAGGACGAGTCGAAGAAAGACAGTTACGCAGGGAAGGACTCATATCAGGAATTTCTCTAGGTTTAGAGTTGAAATTTGGGAATGATGGGTTAGCTTTAATGCCGGAAATTCTTGGAATTGAAAATGTAGAATTATTAGAAGAGATTTTAGCAGCAGTTAAAACTGTGAATTCTCCTGATGAATTGCGCCAAATTTACCAAAGAAATTGA
- a CDS encoding RpnC/YadD family protein, which yields MAVLRESPWYQQILQEGRLEGRVEGRQEGRVEERQLRREGLISGISLGLELKFGNDGLALMPEILGIENVELLEEILAAVKTVNSPDELRQIYQRN from the coding sequence ATGGCAGTATTAAGAGAATCTCCTTGGTATCAACAAATTTTACAAGAAGGAAGGCTTGAAGGACGAGTCGAAGGAAGACAGGAAGGACGAGTCGAAGAAAGACAGTTACGCAGAGAAGGACTCATATCAGGAATTTCTCTAGGTTTAGAGTTGAAATTTGGGAATGATGGGTTAGCTTTAATGCCGGAAATTCTTGGAATTGAAAATGTAGAATTATTAGAAGAGATTTTAGCAGCAGTTAAAACTGTGAATTCTCCTGATGAATTGCGCCAAATTTACCAAAGAAATTGA